A region from the Malus domestica chromosome 07, GDT2T_hap1 genome encodes:
- the LOC139197730 gene encoding uncharacterized protein, producing MERQMLDASAGGALVDMTPVAAKTLIANRAHNAQQYEGVGQRDTPRPHHVNEGLQTQAKEVNELKKQMGQMAEFLGQIRENGKLPSTTVVNPKGGFESAKAITLRSGKEVGSKAHESAQNKEEEPSHPTARVVPPMPQPPKPSHPSTSGNVVPNVVNSNTNLPNVPFPRRFAQSKKEESEKDILDTFRKVQVNIPLLDAIKQVPRYAKFLKELCTTRKRISNKEVVKVSENVSAVLQRKLPPKCKDPGSFTIPCIIGNTRFEQCMLDLGASINVMPYSIYASMNLGELKQDGVIIQLADRSNAYPKGVLEDVLVQVNHLIFPADFYVLEMEDSSHAPSLPILLGRPFMKTARTKIDVFTGTLTMEFDGDIINFNLSDTIKYPIEDHSCFAIDIVDSLAQVHLDQMNEDALEVALVHGIGARMGCGGSQATHGMQSDHVAVPPCGEVIEMVAALESLPSHFGKSPLSILDSVLTNKLLPSIVQPPTLELKPLPSHLKYVFLGEDETLPVIISNSLTAQEEDKLIKVLREHKSAIGWTLADIKGISPTTCMHRILLEEGAKPSREAQRRLNPPMLEVVKKEVIKLLDCGVIYPISDSRWVSPVQVVPKKSGVTVVKNEEQELVPTRVVTGWRVCIDYRKLNAITRKDHFPLPFLDQMLERLAGYTFYCFLDGYSGYNQIVIAPEDQEKTTFTCPFGTFAYRRMPFGLCNAPATFQRCMCVW from the exons atggaacgccaaatgctagatgcctcggcgggtggtgCATTGGTGGACATGACTCCGGTGGCTGCCAAGACTCTCATTGCGAACCGAGCACACAacgcacaacaatatgaaggtgttgggcagaGAGAtaccccacggccacatcatgtaaatgag GGATTGCAGACCCAAGCAAAGGAAGTTAATGAGCtcaagaagcaaatgggccaaatggcagAATTTTTGGGGCAAATTCGTGagaatggtaagttaccaagcactacggtaGTCAATCCTAAGGGTGggttcgaatctgcaaaagctatcaccctaagaagtggaaaagaagtaggaagcaaagcacatgaatctgCCCAAAACAAGGAGGAGGAGCCATCacaccccacggcaagggtggtaCCACCTATGCCGCAGCCACCTAAGCCctcccatccgtccacctcaggtaatgttgttccaaatgttgtgaattcaaacactaatctgcccaatgttcctttccctcgcagatttgcacaatcaaagaaggaagagagcGAAAAAGACATTTTGGATACCTTCCGGAAAGTCCAAGTAAACATTCCTTTACTTGATGCCATTAAGCAAGTACCCAGGTATGCAAAGTTTTTGAAAGAGTTatgcacaactaggaaaagaatttcaaacaaagaagttGTGAAAGTAAGCGAAAATGTATCCGCGGTTTTGCAACGAAAGTTGCCTCCAAAGTGTAAGGATCCGGGGAGCTTTACTATCCCATGTATAATTGGAAACACTAGATTcgaacaatgcatgttagatctaggtgcttctattaatgttatgccatattccatttatgcatctatgaatcttggTGAGTTAAAACAAGATGGCGTTATaattcaattggccgatcgttctaacgcttatcccaagggagtccttgaggatgttttagtgcaggtcaatcaccttatctttcctgcagatttctatgttttGGAAATGGAGGATTCGagccatgctccatcattgccaatcttgctaggccgtccattcatgaaaacagcaaggacaaagatagatgtgtttacAGGAACTTTGACCATGGAGTTTGATGGGGACATTATTAACTTTAATCTTTCTGACACCATTAAATATCCAATTGAGGACCATTCTTGTTTTGCTATTGATATTGTTGATTCTTTGGCGCAGGTGCATTTGGATCAAATGAATGAAGATGCACTTGAGGTAGCCCTAGTGCACGGTATAGGAGCAAGAATGGGGTGTGGGGGAAGCCAagcaacccacggcatgcaatcTGACCATGTTGCCGTGCCCCCTTGTGGTGAAGTGAttgagatggttgctgccctcGAGTCATTGCCCTCACACTTTGGTAAGTCTCCACTCTCAATTCTAGATTCGGTtttgactaacaagttgcttccatcaattgtgcagccacctacacttgagtTAAAGCCGTTACCTAGTCATTTGAAGtacgttttcttgggagaagatGAGACACTCCCCGTCATCATATCTAACTCACTCACGGCCCAAGAAGAAGATAAGTTGATCAAGGTGTTAAGGGAGCACAAATCTGCCATTGGGTGGACCTTGGCGGATATCAAAGGCATTAGTCCCaccacgtgcatgcatcgcatccttTTGGAGGAGGGAGCCAAGCCATCTCGTGAAGCTCAACGTCGCCTTAATCCACCCATgttggaagttgtgaaaaaagaAGTTATAAAATTGCTTGATTGTGGTGTTATATATCCTatttctgatagtcgttgggtgtcaccCGTGCAGGTTGTTccgaagaagtccggagtcacggtggtgaagaatgaagaacaagaACTTGTACCCACTCGTGTTGTGACCGGTTGgcgtgtttgtattgattacaggaagttaaatgccatcacaaggaaggatcactttccATTGCCATTCCTTgaccaaatgttagaaaggttagccggttatacattttattgctttcttgatggatattccggatataaccaaattgtgataGCTCCGGAGGACCAAGAGAAGACAACTTTCACGTGCCCCTTTGGCACCTTTGCATATagacgcatgccatttggtttgtgcaatgccccCGCGACATTTCAACGATGCATG tgtgtttggtaa
- the LOC114822932 gene encoding uncharacterized protein codes for MTRSSNPVQEHILDFDDDFVRELRRKRKNPEPSESSASSESVSEVEEEVEDMAADNQTIKELSASGLDNAAPLCIQYPRAAQDKTAEFELKSSLLHHIPKYHGLSMEDPNKHLKEFEVVCSSMTPVNVDGSILKMKAFPFSLMEKAKDWLYELAPGTVTSWESMKRAFLEKFFPTSRVILLRKRISGIQQEEGESFPTYYERFKSLVASCPQHQMKEELLLQYFYEGLLPIERQMLDASAGGALVDKTPTAAKTLIANRALNAQQYEGVGQRGTTRQHQVNEVSAINELQNQMANLTTLLSHVVEGPKVQNVSACGVCSMQGHPTDKCPQLIENGGWETLNAVGFGQQYQQRNDPFSNTYNPGWRDHPNFKWREPQQGQQQSTFRQQPPGFYQKPFAPTQPQAQPTQKSGSSIDNDQIFNLLTSMAQGMQNRDKKVDELEKQVGQIAEFMGQFREQGRLPSSTIANPKGGFESAKAIMLRSGKQVGTAPQPSKSAPNKVEEVIIEEEEQGLATARKDVPLPQVPMAPKPSNLPNKGTIVSNSIPTNDFPLNVPFPSRFKQTKKEEAEKDILETFRKVQVNIPLLDAIKQVPRYAKFLKELCTTRKRISNKEVVQVSENVSAVLQRKLPPKCKDPGSFTIPCVIGNTKFEHAMLDLGASINVMPYSIYASMNLGELKNDGVIIQLADRSNAYPKGVLEDVLVQVDNLIFPADFYVLEMEDSPNVTPLPILLGRPFMKTARTKIDVFKGMLTMEFDGKIINFNISEAMKFPKDDHSCFSIDILDELAQDYLDMLEDDPLETTIAQGFGTEPNIAVPNDEHAELVAALESLPKHHGKPSNPIPIPVSTNTLLPSVIQAPVLELKPLPDHLKYAFLGEGETLPIIVSSSLTALEEEKLIPVLKEHKTAIGWTLADIKGISPTTCMHRIFLEEGAKPTREAQRRLNPPMMEVVKKEIIKLLDCGVIYPISDSRWVSPVQVVPKKSRVTVVKNAEDELVPTCIQTGWRVCIDYRKLNNTTRKDHFPLPFIDQMLERLAGHSFYCFLDGYSGYNQIVIAPEDQEKTTFTCPFGTFAYRRMPFGLCNAPATFQRCMH; via the exons atgactcggagttctaatccggttcaagaacatattttagactttgacgacgattttgtgcgtgagttgagacgaaagaggaagaacccggaacctagtgaatcaagtgcaagttccgagtccgtttctgaagttgaagaggaagtggaagacatggcagcggacaaccaaacgatcaaggagctttccgcttcgggattggataatgccgcacctctatgtatccagtaccctagggcggctcaggacaaaactgccgagttcgaattaaagtcaagcttgttacatcacattccgaagtaccatgggctgtccatggaagatccaaacaagcacttgaaggagtttgaagtcgtttgctcaagcatgactccggtaAACGTGgacgggagtatattgaagatgaaggctttccccttttctcttatggaaaaggcgaaggattggttatatgaattagctcccggaacggtcacatcttgggagagcatgaaacgggctttcttagagaagttttttccaacctctcgagtcattctcctacgaaaaaggataagtggaattcaacaagaagaaggtgagtcttttcctacatattatgaacgttttaaatctcttgttgcttcttgtccacagcatcaaatgaaagaggagcttcttctgcaatacttctacgagggacttctaccaatcgaacgacaaatgctagatgcctcggcgggaggagcattggtagataagacccccacggcagcaaagactttgattgccaatcgagcgttgaacgctcaacaatacgaaggtgttggacaaagaggcaccacacggcaacaccaagtgaatgaggtaagtgccataaacgaacttcaaaatcaaatggctaaccttactactttgctttctcacgttgtggaagggccaaaagttcaaaatgtaagtgcgtgtggcgtatgttccatgcaaggacaccctacggacaagtgcccacaactgattgagaacggagggtgggagaccctaaatgccgtgggttttgggcagcaataccaacaaaggaatgatcccttttctaacacctacaatcccggttggcgtgatcatccaaacttcaaatggcgagaaccccaacaaggccaacaacaaagcacatttaggcaacaacccccgggtttctatcaaaagccatttgcaccaactcaaccccaagcacaacccacccaaaaatcaggttcgtctattgataatgaccaaatttttaatttactaacttctatggcgcagggaatgcaaaatagggacaaaaaggtggacgagttggagaaacaagtagggcaaattgccgagttcatggggcagtttcgagagcaaggaagattgcctagctcaaccattgcaaatccgaaaggaggctttgaatctgccaaggcaatcatgttAAGAAGTGGGAAACAAGTAGGAACAGCCCCACAACCATCCAAATCAGCCCCAAACAAGGTGGAGGaagtgataattgaagaggaggaacaagggttggccacggcaaggaaagatgttcctttgccgcaagtcccaatggctcctaagccatccaatctgccaaataaaggtacaattgtgtccaattccattcctactaatgattttcctttgaatgtcccctttcctagtaggttcaagcaaacaaagaaagaagaagctgaaaaggacattctagagacgttccggaaagtgcaagtcaatatacctctccttgacgcaattaagcaagtacctaggtacgccaagtttttgaaggaactatgtacaacaagaaagagaatttcaaacaaagaggttgtccaggtaagtgagaatgtttccgctgttttgcaaagaaaattacctcctaaatgcaaagatccgggaagttttacaattccatgtgttataggcaatactaaatttgaacatgctatgttagatctaggagcttcaattaatgtcatgccatactcaatatatgcatccatgaacttaggagagcttaaaaacgatggtgttataattcaattagccgatcgttctaatgcatatccgaaaggagttttggaagatgtgttggtgcaggtggataacttgatatttccagcggatttctacgttttagagatggaggactcaccaaatgtcaccccattgccgattctacttgggaggcctttcatgaaaacagcacgcaccaagatcgatgtgttcaaagggatgttgacaatggaatttgatgggaagattattaactttaacatttctgaagctatgaaatttcctaaagatgatcattcttgtttttctattgatatattggatgaattggcgcaggattatcttgatatgttggaggacgatccactcgaaacaacaattgcacaaggatttGGCACAGAACCCAACATAGCCGTACCAAATGATGaacatgccgagcttgtggctgccttggaatcattgccaaaacatcatggtaagccgtctaacccaattccaattcccgtttccactaatacgttgttaccttctgtgattcaggcccccgttcttgagcttaaaccgttgccggatcatttaaagtatgcattcttgggagagggagagacgttgcccatcattgtctcttcatcactcacggcattagaggaagaaaagttgattccggtgttgaaagagcacaaaacagccatcggatggacattggccgatattaagggaattagccctacaacatgcatgcatcgcatcttcctagaggagggggctaaaccaactcgagaagctcaacgccggctcaaccctccgatgatggaagtcgtgaaaaaggagattataaagcttctcgactgtggagtgatctatccaatctcggatagccgttgggtctcaccggttcaagttgtcccaaagaagtccagagtcactgtggtgaagaatgccgaggatgagcttgtgccaacctgtattcaaacaggttggagagtatgcattgactataggaagctcaacaacaccacaaggaaggaccactttccactaccattcatcgatcaaatgctagaaaggttagccggtcattctttttattgttttcttgacggttattcgggatataatcaaattgtcatagctccggaagaccaagaaaagaccacattcacgtgcccatttggtacttttgcttaccgccgcatgccattcggtttatgcaatgcaccggccacgttccaacgatgcatg catTGA